A stretch of the Flavobacterium sp. 5 genome encodes the following:
- the thiL gene encoding thiamine-phosphate kinase, which yields MIEDKNPQRTSIAQLGEFGLIDHLTNKFEITQPSTLKGIGDDAAVLDFKEKKVVVSTDLLIEGVHFDLAYVPLKHLGYKAVVVNVSDICAMNARATQITVSIAVSNRFPLEALEELYEGIAHAAQEYKIDVIGGDTTSSQKGLIISITALGEADENEIVYRNGAKQTDLLVVTGDIGAAYMGLQVLEREKQVFQVNPNSQPDLDAYTYLIERQLKPEARKDVRTLLHALEIKPTSMIDISDGLSSEIMHLCKQSGVGCNLYEDKLPIDPQFISTCEEFNIDSTTVAINGGEDYELLFTIAMEDFDKIKGNPNFSIIGHMTQESEGVHLVTRANTRIPLKARGWDAISE from the coding sequence ATGATTGAAGATAAAAACCCACAACGCACTAGCATAGCACAATTAGGAGAATTTGGTTTGATAGACCATTTAACTAATAAATTTGAAATAACTCAGCCTTCTACACTAAAAGGAATTGGTGACGACGCTGCAGTGCTGGATTTCAAAGAAAAGAAAGTAGTTGTTTCTACTGATTTGTTGATTGAAGGCGTGCATTTTGATTTAGCTTACGTGCCATTAAAACATTTAGGATACAAAGCCGTAGTTGTAAATGTATCGGATATTTGCGCAATGAATGCAAGAGCAACGCAAATTACAGTTTCTATTGCAGTTTCTAATCGTTTTCCATTGGAAGCATTAGAGGAATTGTATGAAGGAATTGCCCATGCAGCACAAGAATATAAAATAGATGTAATTGGTGGAGATACAACTTCTTCTCAAAAAGGATTAATTATTAGCATTACTGCTCTTGGTGAAGCGGATGAAAACGAAATTGTTTATAGAAATGGAGCCAAACAAACTGATTTATTGGTGGTTACTGGTGATATTGGTGCCGCTTACATGGGATTACAAGTATTGGAGAGAGAGAAACAAGTTTTTCAAGTCAATCCAAATTCACAGCCCGATTTAGATGCCTATACGTATTTAATTGAACGACAATTAAAACCTGAAGCCCGTAAAGACGTGCGTACGTTATTACACGCTTTAGAAATAAAACCTACATCGATGATTGATATCTCGGATGGATTGTCTTCAGAGATTATGCATTTGTGTAAACAATCAGGCGTGGGTTGTAATTTATATGAAGATAAGTTGCCAATAGATCCTCAATTTATTTCAACTTGCGAAGAGTTTAATATTGATAGTACAACTGTAGCAATCAACGGAGGTGAGGATTATGAATTACTTTTTACCATTGCTATGGAAGATTTTGATAAAATAAAAGGAAATCCGAACTTCTCTATAATTGGTCACATGACTCAAGAAAGCGAAGGGGTACATTTAGTTACTCGTGCGAATACTAGGATACCTTTAAAAGCTAGAGGTTGGGACGCTATAAGTGAATAA
- the lepA gene encoding translation elongation factor 4, whose protein sequence is MKHIRNFCIIAHIDHGKSTLADRLLGATQTVTAREEKAQLLDNMDLERERGITIKSHAIQMEYTYQGQEYVLNLIDTPGHVDFSYEVSRSIAACEGALLIVDAAQSIQAQTISNLYLALENDLEIIPVLNKVDLPSANPEEVSDDIIDLLGCKLEDIIHASGKTGFGVENILAAIIEKIPPPSGNKDEPLQALIFDSHYNPFRGIEVIFRVKNGEIKKGQKIKFMATGNEYFADEIGTLKLNQVPKQVISAGDVGYLISGIKEAKEVKVGDTLTDAKTPTTNVITGFEDVKPMVFAGIYPVDTEDYEELRNSMEKLQLNDASLVFLPESSAALGFGFRCGFLGMLHMEIIQERLEREFNMTVITTVPNVSYHAFTKKDPTTVLIVNNPSDLPEPSRLDHVEEPFIKATIITKADYVGNVMSLCIEKRGLITNQTYLTTERVELTFDMPLAEIVFDFYDRLKTVSKGYASFDYTPIGMKTSNLVKVDILLNATIVDALSSLMHVDNAYSIGKKMCEKLKELIPRQQFDIPVQAAIGVKVISRETIKALRKDVTAKCYGGDISRKRKLLEKQKKGKKRMRLVGNVEIPQEAFMAVLKLND, encoded by the coding sequence ATGAAACATATTAGAAATTTTTGCATTATTGCACATATTGATCACGGGAAAAGTACATTGGCTGACCGTTTACTTGGGGCAACTCAGACGGTTACGGCTCGTGAAGAAAAGGCGCAATTGCTTGATAATATGGACTTGGAGCGTGAACGTGGAATTACAATTAAGAGTCACGCGATACAAATGGAATATACTTACCAAGGTCAGGAATATGTCCTGAACTTGATTGATACTCCTGGACATGTTGATTTTTCTTACGAGGTTTCTCGTTCGATTGCAGCTTGTGAAGGAGCACTTTTAATTGTAGATGCGGCGCAGAGTATTCAGGCACAAACGATTTCAAATTTGTATTTGGCATTGGAAAATGACTTGGAAATTATTCCGGTTTTGAATAAAGTGGATTTACCAAGTGCCAATCCTGAGGAAGTTAGTGACGATATTATTGATTTACTTGGGTGTAAATTGGAGGATATTATTCATGCTTCTGGTAAAACTGGTTTTGGTGTTGAAAATATATTGGCAGCGATTATTGAAAAAATTCCGCCTCCATCTGGGAATAAGGACGAGCCACTTCAGGCTTTGATTTTTGATTCACATTACAATCCTTTTAGAGGAATTGAAGTTATTTTCCGTGTGAAAAATGGAGAAATTAAGAAAGGGCAAAAAATTAAATTCATGGCTACCGGCAATGAATATTTTGCTGATGAAATTGGTACGTTGAAACTGAATCAAGTTCCGAAACAAGTAATTTCAGCAGGTGATGTTGGTTATTTGATTTCGGGTATTAAAGAGGCGAAAGAAGTAAAAGTAGGTGATACTTTAACAGATGCCAAAACGCCAACTACCAATGTAATTACTGGTTTTGAAGATGTAAAACCAATGGTATTTGCTGGAATTTATCCTGTAGATACCGAAGATTATGAAGAGTTGAGAAACTCTATGGAGAAATTACAGTTGAATGATGCTTCATTGGTGTTTTTGCCAGAAAGTTCGGCAGCATTAGGATTTGGTTTCCGTTGTGGGTTCTTAGGAATGTTACACATGGAAATCATTCAAGAGCGTTTGGAGAGAGAGTTTAATATGACGGTTATTACTACGGTTCCCAACGTTTCGTATCATGCGTTTACCAAAAAGGATCCAACTACTGTTTTAATTGTAAACAACCCTTCGGACTTGCCCGAACCGTCTCGTTTAGATCACGTTGAAGAACCTTTTATAAAAGCAACAATCATTACAAAAGCTGATTATGTTGGGAATGTAATGAGTTTATGTATTGAAAAACGTGGTTTGATTACCAACCAAACATATTTGACCACAGAACGTGTAGAATTGACTTTTGACATGCCGTTGGCAGAGATTGTATTTGACTTTTACGACCGTTTGAAAACTGTTTCTAAAGGATATGCTTCTTTTGATTATACACCAATTGGAATGAAAACTTCTAATTTGGTTAAAGTAGATATTTTGTTGAATGCTACAATCGTAGATGCTTTGTCTTCTTTAATGCACGTTGATAATGCTTATTCGATTGGTAAAAAGATGTGTGAGAAATTGAAAGAATTGATTCCACGTCAGCAATTTGACATTCCGGTTCAAGCTGCAATTGGTGTGAAAGTTATCTCTCGTGAAACGATAAAAGCTTTAAGAAAAGACGTTACCGCTAAATGTTATGGTGGGGATATTTCTCGTAAACGTAAATTACTTGAAAAACAGAAAAAAGGTAAAAAGAGAATGCGTTTAGTTGGAAACGTTGAGATTCCTCAAGAGGCATTTATGGCTGTTTTGAAATTGAATGATTAA
- a CDS encoding DinB family protein, whose protein sequence is MKTLATQVITPEDLLKHWQGHRALTRRIIEAFPDKDFFEFSLGGMRPFAKLVDEFLAMGAPAMKGIINKSTDPYTESSENLIFKAQYLEKWDEATLEINKYWHQLTIEDFNETFNLFGLYNFPVIQNIMYLIDNEIHHRGQGYVYLRALGIDPPFFWER, encoded by the coding sequence ATGAAAACGTTAGCAACACAAGTTATTACTCCTGAAGATTTATTGAAACACTGGCAAGGACATCGCGCTCTTACAAGACGTATCATCGAGGCTTTTCCAGATAAAGATTTTTTCGAATTCTCGCTAGGAGGAATGAGACCATTTGCAAAATTAGTTGATGAATTTTTGGCAATGGGAGCCCCAGCCATGAAAGGAATTATTAACAAAAGTACGGACCCTTATACTGAGTCATCTGAAAATTTGATTTTTAAAGCGCAATATCTTGAAAAATGGGATGAAGCAACTTTAGAAATTAATAAATACTGGCACCAATTGACTATTGAAGATTTTAATGAAACTTTCAATTTGTTTGGCCTTTATAATTTTCCCGTAATTCAGAATATCATGTATTTAATTGACAACGAAATACACCACCGCGGACAAGGTTATGTGTATTTAAGAGCCTTAGGAATTGACCCTCCTTTTTTCTGGGAAAGATAA
- a CDS encoding 1-phosphofructokinase family hexose kinase: MNSYDIITLTVNPALDKSTHFKGLVAEQKIRCAQPRFDAGGGGINVSKAISRLGGASLAIFTSGGPMGKMLEELVSKESIPFQAIPIQTWTRESFVAVDENTNSQYRFGFTGGEITNEEEQAVLDAVANSKSNFLVASGSLNEGLSSDFYQKIAKIAKQTGAKLIVDTSGEALAKVLETGAYLIKPNVGELAKLVGVERLEMEEVNDAAKQIIAKGGAEIVVVSLGPQGAVLVTKDTYEFVPAPNVAKKSTVGAGDSMVGGMVWALSQNKSLKEVIRWGVACGSAATMNEGTQLFKGSDAQRLFDWLKDK; the protein is encoded by the coding sequence ATGAATTCATACGATATAATTACTTTAACAGTAAATCCTGCCTTAGACAAAAGCACTCATTTTAAAGGTTTGGTTGCTGAACAAAAAATCCGTTGTGCACAACCAAGATTTGATGCTGGAGGAGGCGGAATCAATGTTTCTAAAGCTATTTCTCGTTTGGGCGGTGCCTCTTTAGCAATTTTCACATCTGGAGGTCCTATGGGTAAAATGCTAGAAGAATTAGTTTCTAAAGAATCTATTCCATTTCAAGCTATTCCTATTCAAACTTGGACAAGAGAAAGTTTTGTAGCCGTTGATGAGAATACCAATTCACAATATCGTTTTGGCTTTACCGGAGGAGAAATCACCAATGAAGAAGAACAAGCTGTACTGGATGCAGTTGCCAATTCAAAGTCAAATTTTTTGGTTGCGAGTGGAAGCCTGAACGAAGGTTTATCCTCTGATTTTTATCAAAAAATAGCTAAAATTGCCAAACAAACTGGAGCAAAATTAATTGTCGATACTTCGGGAGAAGCCTTAGCAAAAGTACTCGAAACAGGTGCTTATTTAATTAAACCCAACGTTGGAGAACTAGCTAAATTAGTAGGTGTTGAGCGATTAGAAATGGAAGAAGTAAACGATGCTGCTAAACAAATCATTGCCAAAGGTGGAGCCGAAATTGTGGTAGTTTCTCTTGGACCACAAGGTGCAGTTTTGGTAACTAAAGATACTTATGAATTTGTTCCTGCTCCCAATGTAGCCAAAAAGAGTACCGTTGGTGCTGGTGACAGTATGGTTGGAGGAATGGTTTGGGCACTTTCGCAAAATAAAAGCTTGAAAGAAGTAATTCGTTGGGGAGTTGCCTGCGGTTCTGCCGCAACAATGAACGAAGGAACCCAATTATTTAAAGGTTCAGATGCACAGCGATTATTTGATTGGTTAAAGGATAAATAA
- a CDS encoding glycine--tRNA ligase, whose amino-acid sequence MAKQEDLFKNVVSHAKEYGFIFPSSEVYDGLSAVYDYAQNGVELKKNIREYWWKSMVQMNENIVGLDAAILMHPTTWKASGHVDAFNDPLIDNKDSKKRYRADVLVEDYAEKLNVKAKKEIEKAKARFGDAFNEEEFVTTNPRVVEYLAKEREILERLAKGMSEDLQDVKALIEELEIADPETGSRNWTDVKQFNLMFGTKLGASADSAMDLYLRPETAQGIFVNFLNVQKSGRMKVPFGIAQTGKAFRNEIVARQFIFRMREFEQMEMQFFVRPGEEMQWYEHWKTTRLNWHLSLGLGKENYRFHDHEKLAHYANAAADIEFNFPFGFKELEGIHSRTDFDLKAHEQFSGRKLQYFDPELNENYVPYVVETSVGLDRMFLAVFATSLKEETLEDGSTRTVLKLPSVLAPTKAAVLPLVKKDGLPEISKKIIEDLKWDFNVAYDEKDAVGRRYRRQDALGTPFCITVDHQTIEDQTVTIRHRDTMKQDRVAIADLKSIIEDEVSMKNWLMKM is encoded by the coding sequence ATGGCAAAACAAGAAGATTTATTTAAGAATGTGGTTTCGCACGCAAAAGAGTACGGATTTATTTTTCCGTCTAGCGAAGTATACGATGGATTGAGTGCTGTTTATGATTATGCACAAAACGGAGTAGAATTAAAAAAGAACATACGCGAATATTGGTGGAAATCGATGGTTCAAATGAACGAGAACATCGTAGGACTAGATGCGGCAATTTTGATGCACCCAACAACTTGGAAAGCATCAGGTCACGTAGACGCCTTCAATGATCCATTGATAGATAACAAAGATTCGAAAAAAAGATATAGAGCTGACGTTTTGGTTGAAGATTATGCGGAAAAGCTTAATGTGAAGGCTAAAAAAGAAATTGAAAAAGCAAAAGCTCGTTTTGGTGATGCTTTCAACGAAGAAGAATTTGTTACAACAAATCCACGTGTAGTTGAATATTTGGCGAAAGAAAGAGAAATTCTGGAAAGACTTGCTAAAGGAATGAGCGAAGATCTTCAAGATGTAAAAGCATTAATTGAAGAACTTGAAATCGCTGATCCTGAAACTGGTTCTAGAAACTGGACAGATGTAAAGCAATTTAACTTAATGTTCGGAACAAAACTTGGTGCTTCAGCAGATTCTGCAATGGATTTGTATTTACGCCCAGAAACAGCTCAGGGTATTTTTGTGAATTTCTTGAATGTGCAAAAATCAGGAAGAATGAAAGTTCCTTTTGGAATTGCTCAAACTGGAAAAGCGTTTAGAAACGAAATTGTTGCTAGACAATTCATCTTCCGTATGCGTGAATTTGAACAAATGGAGATGCAATTTTTTGTACGTCCAGGCGAAGAAATGCAATGGTATGAACACTGGAAAACAACTCGTTTAAACTGGCATTTATCTCTTGGTTTAGGAAAAGAAAATTACCGTTTTCACGATCACGAAAAATTAGCGCATTATGCAAATGCTGCCGCTGATATTGAGTTTAATTTCCCTTTTGGATTCAAAGAATTAGAAGGAATACACTCTCGTACAGATTTTGATTTAAAAGCACACGAACAATTCTCTGGAAGAAAATTACAATATTTTGATCCTGAATTAAATGAAAACTATGTTCCTTATGTAGTAGAAACTTCAGTTGGTTTAGACAGAATGTTCTTAGCTGTTTTCGCAACTTCGTTAAAAGAAGAAACATTAGAAGATGGTTCTACAAGAACAGTTTTAAAATTACCATCAGTTTTAGCTCCAACAAAAGCAGCGGTTTTACCATTAGTTAAAAAAGATGGTTTACCAGAAATTTCTAAAAAAATAATCGAAGATTTAAAATGGGATTTCAATGTAGCTTATGATGAAAAAGATGCAGTAGGAAGACGTTACAGAAGACAAGATGCTTTAGGAACGCCATTCTGTATAACTGTAGATCATCAAACAATCGAAGACCAAACAGTAACGATTCGTCACAGAGATACGATGAAACAAGACCGCGTAGCAATTGCCGATTTGAAATCAATTATAGAAGATGAAGTTTCAATGAAAAATTGGTTAATGAAAATGTAA
- a CDS encoding YafY family protein: MLDETPKRFDRIVAILIQLQSKKIVKAQELADRFEVSLRTIYRDIRTLEASGVPIYSEAGVGYALMDGYRLPPVMFTREEASSFIAAEKLMQKFTDTILGNHYASAMYKLKAVLRSDDKDWVSSIESSILMQSSEKLFNDKSPNTLATLFESIAEKTQICLSYEALNSDKITERKIEPVGVFHDNNNWYFLGYCHLRKDYRQFRADRIHEIKKTEIPFSLEHNSLETYLDKEKTISTIKIRILVEKKIAHYLTSERKYHGFISEQKIDDKIEMTFMSCDSLEGFSRWYVMFGDYATVLEPESLKTKILDLLERNKQRLL, from the coding sequence ATGCTCGACGAAACTCCTAAGCGATTTGACCGCATTGTTGCTATTCTTATTCAATTGCAATCTAAAAAGATTGTAAAAGCACAGGAATTGGCTGATCGTTTTGAGGTAAGTTTACGAACCATTTATCGTGATATAAGAACATTAGAAGCTTCGGGAGTTCCTATTTACAGTGAAGCTGGAGTTGGTTATGCTCTAATGGATGGTTACCGATTGCCACCAGTGATGTTTACCCGTGAAGAAGCCAGCAGTTTTATTGCAGCTGAAAAATTAATGCAGAAATTTACAGATACAATTCTGGGGAATCATTATGCTTCGGCGATGTACAAGCTAAAAGCAGTGCTTCGAAGTGATGATAAAGATTGGGTTTCTAGCATTGAATCGAGTATTTTGATGCAATCTTCGGAAAAGCTTTTTAATGATAAATCTCCAAATACTTTAGCAACTCTTTTTGAAAGTATTGCCGAGAAAACACAAATTTGCCTTTCTTACGAGGCGTTAAATTCTGATAAAATTACAGAACGAAAAATCGAACCCGTTGGTGTATTTCATGATAACAACAATTGGTACTTTCTAGGTTATTGTCATTTACGCAAAGATTACAGACAATTTCGGGCAGATCGTATTCACGAAATCAAAAAAACTGAAATCCCTTTTTCGTTAGAACATAATTCCTTAGAGACTTATTTGGATAAAGAAAAAACCATTTCGACGATTAAAATCCGAATTCTTGTTGAGAAAAAAATAGCACATTATTTGACATCCGAACGGAAATACCACGGCTTTATTTCTGAACAGAAAATCGATGATAAAATCGAAATGACTTTTATGTCTTGTGATTCTCTGGAAGGATTTTCACGTTGGTATGTCATGTTTGGTGATTATGCTACGGTATTGGAACCAGAAAGTTTAAAAACAAAAATTCTCGATTTACTGGAACGAAACAAACAGCGGCTTTTATAA
- a CDS encoding LytTR family DNA-binding domain-containing protein, which yields MNYTYIIIDDDPESVLKTKAMADEFSELNFLGSADNYADGVNLILEHMPRLIFLEIDPNDKNSNLSLQLINGLLMYLKDLPKIVITTKKKDFAFDCIKYEVIDYLLKPLLVIDFVKLIHKLNKTNAEDEIVLVQNPNSTEKQNLEKIESRNSKKSFILCVKSYGDHRYIDSDEICYFQADNNSTDIHLKNGEMITAFKTLKHFESVLSNPFIRIHNSYIVNRNYISRIHTGNSLCYIKKTTIKLPFSKSYKTNIDFIINEFANENYIET from the coding sequence ATGAATTACACCTACATTATTATTGATGATGATCCTGAAAGTGTTTTGAAAACAAAGGCAATGGCCGATGAATTTTCAGAATTGAACTTTCTTGGTTCTGCTGATAATTATGCAGATGGTGTAAATCTAATTTTAGAACATATGCCAAGGCTCATTTTTTTGGAAATTGATCCTAATGACAAGAACAGTAATTTATCCCTGCAATTAATCAATGGGTTATTAATGTATTTGAAAGATTTACCAAAAATTGTTATTACAACTAAGAAAAAGGATTTTGCCTTCGACTGTATTAAATATGAAGTAATTGATTATTTATTAAAACCATTACTAGTTATTGATTTTGTAAAATTGATTCATAAATTGAATAAAACAAATGCAGAAGACGAAATAGTGCTTGTTCAAAATCCTAATTCCACAGAAAAACAAAATCTGGAAAAAATTGAATCAAGAAATAGTAAAAAATCATTCATACTATGCGTCAAATCCTATGGCGATCACAGATACATTGATTCTGACGAAATTTGCTATTTCCAAGCAGATAATAATTCAACAGATATCCATTTAAAAAATGGGGAAATGATAACCGCATTCAAAACTCTAAAACATTTTGAATCTGTATTGTCTAATCCTTTTATAAGAATACACAATAGCTACATTGTAAATCGTAATTATATTTCTAGAATTCACACTGGAAACTCGTTATGCTACATTAAGAAAACTACTATAAAACTCCCTTTTTCAAAGTCTTACAAAACGAATATTGATTTTATAATTAATGAATTTGCCAATGAAAATTATATCGAAACTTAA
- a CDS encoding ATP-binding protein yields the protein MNDTKGYFNTSKLILERSKNSHDTVNIAKAYTYLGDYYVTKSVSDSAFYCYYKAEKLYIKLNDNYNIAKTRISKANLRYNENDFSDSELTVFKALRVLKQIKANDLLYDSYNLLGILYNEREEYGKALEFHNKALTSIDGKSIPSIFQSKATSLNNMGYVYVNLKNYKQAKNYFEEALKQENLFIEKPILYAMLLDNLAYAKFKLNEKNELPALFYKALKIRDSLHLTSGIIINKTHLSEYYAAQNDILKATQYAKEALILSRSTNRLRSILESLKQMGTVDPKNAATYSKEYILINDRLQKAERKMGEKFSRIEYETDEIKVENTNLEGQNKKLLLIFGSFIILAILLYIINNQKVKQRELLFKQQQQQANAEIYNLLINQQNTIEINSIKEKKRVARELHDGVLGRLFGVRINLDGLNKIKDDSGIEMRLNYLTELKNIEQDIREISHNLNREKSELINNFVAIVTNLFEEQKKTYPTKFLAHIDPAIKWDSIDNTDKINIYRILQESLQNCNKYANATKIKVEFKKQNDSLVLKISDDGVGFNINRAKKGIGLQNIKTRTIECEGTLEIKTKKEEGTSITLVIPIKKTQKPTA from the coding sequence ATGAACGATACAAAAGGATACTTTAATACATCTAAACTTATTCTAGAGCGTTCAAAAAATAGTCATGACACAGTCAATATTGCTAAAGCATACACCTATCTTGGAGATTATTATGTTACAAAATCCGTTTCAGACAGCGCATTTTACTGTTACTATAAAGCGGAGAAATTGTATATAAAACTCAACGACAATTATAATATTGCTAAAACAAGAATTAGTAAAGCTAACCTACGATACAATGAAAATGATTTTTCAGACAGTGAACTTACCGTTTTTAAAGCTCTGAGAGTTCTAAAACAAATAAAAGCCAATGATTTACTATATGATTCCTATAATCTTTTAGGCATTCTATATAATGAACGTGAGGAATATGGTAAGGCACTTGAATTTCACAACAAAGCCTTAACTAGTATCGATGGAAAATCAATACCATCCATTTTTCAATCGAAAGCAACTTCTCTAAATAATATGGGTTATGTATATGTAAATTTAAAAAATTACAAACAGGCCAAAAATTATTTTGAAGAGGCACTAAAACAAGAAAACCTATTTATAGAAAAACCAATTCTATATGCCATGTTACTTGATAATTTGGCTTATGCCAAATTTAAACTTAATGAGAAAAATGAACTGCCAGCCTTGTTTTACAAAGCCCTTAAAATTAGAGATAGTTTACACCTTACATCGGGGATTATTATTAACAAAACACATTTATCCGAATACTATGCAGCTCAAAATGATATTTTAAAAGCAACACAATACGCAAAAGAAGCACTTATTCTATCCCGCAGTACCAATCGACTGAGAAGCATACTAGAATCTCTCAAGCAAATGGGAACTGTAGATCCTAAAAATGCCGCAACATATTCGAAAGAATACATTCTTATTAATGACCGCTTACAAAAAGCAGAACGTAAAATGGGTGAAAAATTCTCGCGGATAGAATATGAAACGGATGAAATCAAAGTAGAAAATACCAATTTAGAAGGTCAGAATAAAAAACTTTTGCTAATATTTGGATCTTTTATTATCTTGGCTATACTGTTGTACATAATTAATAATCAAAAAGTTAAGCAGAGAGAATTATTATTCAAACAACAACAACAACAAGCCAATGCTGAAATTTATAATTTATTAATCAATCAACAAAACACTATAGAAATAAATAGCATTAAAGAAAAAAAGAGAGTTGCAAGAGAACTACATGATGGAGTTCTAGGTAGATTATTTGGAGTTCGAATCAATCTAGATGGTTTAAACAAAATTAAGGACGACTCTGGAATCGAAATGCGATTAAACTATTTAACCGAACTAAAAAACATAGAGCAAGATATTCGTGAAATATCTCACAACCTTAATAGAGAAAAATCAGAATTAATTAATAACTTCGTAGCAATAGTAACTAATTTATTTGAAGAACAGAAAAAAACATATCCTACAAAGTTTTTAGCCCATATAGATCCTGCTATAAAGTGGGATTCTATTGATAATACTGATAAAATTAATATATATCGTATTCTTCAAGAATCGCTTCAAAATTGCAACAAATATGCTAATGCAACAAAGATAAAAGTAGAATTCAAAAAACAAAATGACAGTTTAGTATTAAAAATTAGTGATGATGGCGTAGGATTTAACATTAATCGAGCCAAAAAAGGAATAGGTCTCCAAAATATAAAAACGAGAACTATAGAATGTGAAGGAACCCTAGAAATAAAAACAAAAAAAGAAGAAGGTACCTCTATAACGTTAGTAATTCCAATCAAGAAAACACAAAAACCTACAGCATAA
- a CDS encoding ComF family protein, which yields MLNSLINLFFPKVCAGCKSFIGSNEYVVCTVCRHELPLTNHHLNPENEAFKRFYGRIPVEYVSAFLYFNKKGMVQEMIHNLKYKGHEEIGTFLGEWCAADLENCSIMKNVDAIIPVPLHKKRLKERGYNQVTNFGLALSKSFEIPLNDTILMRKVYSKTQSKKNLLGRMDGIQTVFDVVYDENDKGKHYLLIDDVITTGATLEACSKALLKIPDVKISIICMAMAHS from the coding sequence ATGCTTAATTCCTTGATTAATTTGTTTTTCCCAAAGGTTTGTGCTGGTTGTAAATCATTTATAGGTTCCAATGAATATGTGGTTTGTACCGTTTGCAGACATGAGTTACCTTTGACTAATCATCATTTGAATCCCGAAAATGAAGCTTTTAAAAGGTTTTATGGTAGGATTCCAGTAGAATATGTTTCGGCATTTTTGTATTTTAATAAAAAAGGAATGGTTCAGGAAATGATTCATAACCTAAAATACAAAGGACATGAAGAAATAGGAACTTTTTTGGGAGAGTGGTGTGCTGCCGATTTAGAAAATTGTAGTATTATGAAAAATGTAGATGCTATTATTCCGGTTCCCTTGCATAAAAAGCGATTGAAAGAGCGTGGATACAATCAGGTGACGAATTTTGGTTTGGCATTGTCCAAGAGTTTTGAAATTCCTCTGAATGATACAATTTTAATGCGAAAAGTATATTCTAAAACTCAATCAAAGAAAAATCTTTTGGGACGAATGGATGGTATTCAAACTGTTTTTGATGTAGTTTATGATGAGAATGATAAAGGGAAACACTATTTACTTATTGACGATGTAATTACTACAGGAGCTACTCTCGAAGCTTGTTCGAAAGCTTTGCTGAAAATTCCAGATGTAAAAATTAGTATTATTTGTATGGCGATGGCACATTCCTGA
- a CDS encoding response regulator, translating to MTVDSNVEKLIKKNILIVDDHPFIIDGYKNAITRYKPDLYEYSFTQGKDCKTGYDIVINPEIPPFDVAFLDISMPVYEEKGIHSGEDLAKLIMEYMPNCKIILLTMYTELLKIKNIIDTINPAGLVIKNDLTFDELLFGFDIILKDEIYYSHSVIKMANQNNNDIDGIDQFDKLILFHISKGTKTKDIPQYIPISLHAIERRKDNLKELFKIEEGSDVDLIREAKNRGIIF from the coding sequence ATGACAGTTGATTCAAATGTAGAAAAGTTAATTAAAAAGAACATTTTAATTGTAGATGACCATCCTTTTATAATTGACGGATATAAAAACGCTATCACCCGTTATAAACCTGATCTTTATGAATATTCATTTACTCAAGGTAAAGACTGTAAAACTGGTTATGATATTGTTATAAATCCAGAAATACCTCCTTTTGATGTTGCTTTCTTAGATATAAGTATGCCTGTCTATGAAGAAAAAGGGATACATTCTGGCGAAGATTTAGCCAAATTAATTATGGAATACATGCCCAATTGCAAAATAATTTTGCTCACCATGTACACCGAATTACTCAAAATAAAAAATATAATCGACACCATAAATCCAGCTGGATTGGTAATCAAAAATGATTTAACCTTTGATGAGTTGCTTTTTGGTTTTGATATCATATTGAAAGATGAGATTTATTATAGTCATTCTGTTATTAAAATGGCCAATCAAAACAATAATGATATTGACGGAATTGATCAATTTGATAAATTAATTTTATTTCATATTTCTAAAGGAACTAAAACCAAAGATATTCCACAGTACATTCCTATTTCCTTACATGCTATTGAACGTCGAAAAGATAATCTCAAAGAATTATTTAAAATAGAGGAAGGAAGCGACGTTGATTTAATTAGGGAAGCTAAAAACAGAGGAATTATTTTTTAA